Proteins encoded within one genomic window of Humulus lupulus chromosome 1, drHumLupu1.1, whole genome shotgun sequence:
- the LOC133785135 gene encoding TOM1-like protein 2, with the protein MDKLKLGELGERLKASGAKMGRMVSEKVKEIMQTPTPESMMVDEATLETLEDPNWGMNLRICTMINSEEFSGSEVVRAIKKKLSGKSVVSQRLSLELLEDCTLNCEKVSSEVASEKVLDEMMRLIDDPQSDNGNRVKAMQLIRAWGESEDLAYLPVFRQTYMNLKRRGAPPLVQEGNSPQMQHDLESYVQQPLSPPERYPLPNTGSHDADGSAIPFNFRSPSLEETKEFIVITRNSIELLSTILNSETEPKPLKEELTLSMLEKCKESQPVIKAIIERTTDDEGMLFEALYLHDELQQIISKYEELEASLKPEGEQQHENSDSTRHVESEETAKKLGETSPPKFDSEPERLDGAKAHGRGKQPENVAEVSSSSQLGSEKETKILDTQKGGGSSEWSSSEKEGA; encoded by the exons ATGGATAAGTTGAAGTTAGGTGAATTGGGCGAGCGGTTGAAAGCGAGCGGAGCTAAAATGGGTCGGATGGTAAGTGAGAAAGTGAAGGAGATTATGCAAACCCCAACCCCTGAATCAATGATGGTCGATGAGGCAACATTGGAGACTTTGGAGGATCCAAATTGGGGTATGAATCTGAGGATATGTACAATGATAAATTCTGAAGAGTTCAGTGGCTCAGAAGTTGTTAGAGCCATCAAGAAGAAGCTCTCAGGGAAAAGTGTTGTTAGCCAGAGGCTGAGTCTGGAGTTGTTGGAGGATTGTACTTTGAATTGCGAGAAGGTTTCGTCGGAGGTGGCATCAGAGAAGGTGTTGGATGAGATGATGAGGCTAATCGATGATCCGCAATCGGACAATGGGAATAGGGTCAAGGCTATGCAGTTGATAAGGGCTTGGGGAGAGTCTGAAGATCTTGCTTATCTACCTGTTTTTCGTCAAACTTACATG AACTTGAAACGAAGAGGAGCACCTCCATTAGTACAGGAAGGAAATTCGCCACAGATGCAGCACGACTTAGAGTCATACGTTCAACAACCATTGTCTCCCCCTGAGAGGTACCCATTGCCTAACACTGGATCGCATGATGCAGATGGCAGTGCTATTCCCTTCAATTTTCGGAGTCCATCACTTGAGGAGACGAAAGAATTTATCGTCATAACTCGAAATAGCATTGAACTGCTGTCGACTATTTTGAATAGTGAAACAGAGCCAAAACCCTTGAAG GAAGAACTTACACTGAGCATGCTGGAAAAGTGCAAGGAGTCTCAGCCTGTGATTAAGGCAATCATAGAAAGAACCACCGACGATGAAGGAATGCTATTTGAAGCTTTGTATCTTCATGATGAACTTCAGCAGATAATTTCCAAGTATGAAGAGTTAGAAGCATCTCTAAAGCCCGAAGGAGAACAACAGCATGAGAACTCTGACTCAACCAGGCACGTGGAGTCGGAAGAAACTGCTAAAAAGCTTGGGGAAACATCACCTCCAAAGTTTGACTCAGAACCAGAGAGATTAGACGGTGCCAAAGCGCACGGTAGAGGAAAGCAGCCCGAAAATGTGGCCGAAGTCAGTTCTTCTTCTCAGTTGGGAAGTGAAAAGGAAACCAAAATACTGGATACTCAAAAAGGAGGAGGGAGCTCTGAATGGAGCAGCAGTGAGAAAGAGGGTGCATGA